GACTCGGGCAGTTCGAGGGCCTCGCGCCAGTTGCGCAGGAAGATCCGGTTGGGCTGGTTCGTGACGAGAAGGTCCAGATCGGACGGGCGTACCCCGATTCGATGCGCAAGCGCCGCAGCCACTTCCGGGACCATCCGGTTCCCGCGGGCGAGTACTTTCGCGATCTTGGCCTCGGTGAAGCCGACATGGATCTGACCCGGGCCCGCCTCCCAGTACTTGCGTTCCGGCTGTGCGACGGCGGTCATGTCCGCCGAGAACTGGCCGAAGGACCGGCATTCGGTCCCCAGCACCGGGTTACCCTCGTCGCCGAGAGTCAGGATCGCCACGGCCGCGCCGTCACCGGGGATCGCGGCCTGCGCCTTCACCCGTACCTGCTCCTGGGTGAAGATCTGTCCGGCGCTGTTCTGCGCCAGCGCGATCAGGGCCTTGCGGCCTCCGTTCGCGCGCAGGAGCGCTCCGGCGATCTCGATGAGGTGGACGAAGGCCGCACAGCCGCCGTTGTGCACGTCGAGCACGGTTCGCGGGGCGAGGCCGAGGCGGTGTGCGACCTCGCCGACACACCCGCGGACCGGGACCTCCGGCAGCTGGCTGTGGGTGAGCACGACGTCCACGTCGTCGAGATATCCGTCGCCGTGGCGCTCGACGAGACGCCGTGCGGCGGCGACGATCATGTCCGCCGACGTCTCACCGTCGGCCGCGTGGTGGCGGAAGGACGGAGCCCGGAACATGACGTTGCCGGCGAGTTCGTCGTCCTCGGCGTACTGCGCGAAGAACTCCGCCGGCACCCGGGCGGCCGGGCGGTAGGTGGCGAGGTCGGCGAGCGAGACGGCGGGGGCGTCGGCGGGCATGAGCGCATCCATTCGGGGGTCAGCGGAAGTCCATGGCGATGGCGGTGTTCGGCGATGGCGGCGAGGTTGTCGAGTTCGATCTGATGTCCGGCACCGAACATGTCCCACAGGTCGCCGACCCACTCCTCCCGGCCGGCCGGAGCGGTCTCGGGTAAGGGGTTCTCGTCGTAGAACGGGTGGTGGCAGTTGTTCCACAGGACCACCGAACCCGGACGGTCGAGAACGAGTTGCGCGTCGACGACGCGCATCAGGTAGATCATCCAGAGGTGCTTTCCCTGATCCCAGGCACAGTGATAGTCGACGGTCATCGCGTCGGCGTTCGCCACGGTCCGGACGTAGATCTTGGTGTCCTCGTTCAGGCGGTCGTATCCGACCCACAGGTCCGGCTCCCCGGTCGGCTCGAAACCTCGTGTGCTGTAGGTCCATTCCTCGAGCGAGCGCGTGTCGGCCAGCCATTCGTACAGTTCGTGCGGCGGTGCGTCGACGTAGCCCTGCACGGGGCAGAAGTCGCCGAACACCTGGTGATGGGGATACACCGAGCGGACCTTGTCGACGACGAGTGCCGTGTTGGCGGAACGGGGGTGGGTCTCCACCCGGACCACGCCGTCCAGCGTGGCCGCGGTGTCCCCGAGATCGGACAGCGCGGAGGAGTGCGTGGTCATGGGGTACCTCTCGAGATCATTGGGGCGAACGGGGGTTCTTCGTCGGGATCCACTTCCACGACGAGGCAATTCGGTCCGGTGTGCGAGAACAGTTCGTCGCATGCCGAGCGCAGGGTGAGGAGATCGCCGGCGGTGCGCACCGGGAGGCCGGCGAACATGGCGGCCAGCCCACCCGCGATGTCGGTGTGGCGGAACCGGTTGACGCTCGGCGCGCCGGGGAAGAATCGCGCCTCCCGCGTGACACACATGCCATGTGCGTCGTTGTTGAGCACGATGAGGGTGATCGGCGCATCGTGTTCGATCCCGGTGTGGATCTCCATGCCGTGCATGAGGAACGAGCCGTCACCGGCGATGACGACGACCCGACCGTCCGGACGGATGTCCCGCGCGGCGATCGCGGACCCGATCCCCGCCGCGATGGCCCATCCCATCCCACCCATGCCCAGAGCGACGACGAACCGCGCGTCGCCGAACGGGAGATGGTGGATTGCCGCCGCGCCGGTGTTCCCGGCGTCGGCGAACACCGCACACCCCGCGGGCAGGGCGGCGCCGATGGTGACGAGCACGTCGCGCATTCCGAGGGCGTGAGCCGACGGTGCGACGGACAGGTGGTCGAGCGGGTGGACCCGGGGTGGGCGGCGTCCGGGGAGCCGGTCGGCGAGTGACCGCTGGAGCGCACCGAGGGTCTCGGTGAGACGTGCCGTCCCGATGTGCTCGACGTCGGCCGGGGTGCGCGGCGGCGCGCTGCCGAGATGCACGACCGGGATCGCTGCGAGGGCGTCGTCGAGGCCGGCGCGATCGGTCATCGACATGCGGCAGCCGATCACCAGGATCAGCTGTGATTCCCGCACGGCCCGATGGGCCGACGGGTGCCCCATCACCCCGGTGACGCCGGAGCAGGACCCGCGCCCGATGTCGCGACCGCCCGGTGAGACCACGACCCCGGCGCCGAGAAGCTCCGCGAGATCCTGTACGGCACCGTGCAATCCGAGCCGGGATGCCTCCTCGCCCGCCCAGATGCACACCGACCCGCCGTCGCGCGCCACCCCGACGAGTCGGTCGGCGAGTTCGTCGACGACCGCCGGGGGCACCGACCGGAGTTCGGTCGGTGGGCCCGTACGCGACGGTGTGGCGTACCCGGGTGAGGACTGCACGTCTTTGGGCAGGATCACCGCGGCCGGCAGACCTCGTGCGAGGGTGGCGAACGCCTCGTCGAGGACCTGATCGAGACGAGCCGACTCGTCGACGAGCCCGCAGAATCCGACGACGCCGGACACCACGGCACGCAGGTCCACGGTGTCCGGCGGGTCGAGCATGTCCTGGAAGCCACCGCGCCCCACCGCGGCGGTCGGCGCCGAACCGATCACGGCGAGCAGGGGTACGCGGCTGTCATAGGCCTCGCCCAGCGCCGGGATGACGTTCAGCGCACCGCCACCCGACGTCGTCAGGACCGCGGTCGGCTCGGCGGTGAGCCGTGCGTGCCCATCGGCCATCGCGCCGGCCCCGAACTCGTGTTTCGCGACGACCGGGGTGAGCAGCGGGTGCCGCACCGCCGCGTCGAAGACGTCTTCGATGTTGGCCCCGTGAACGCCGAAGACGGTCCGCACCCCGGCGTCGACGAGTCGCGCGACGAGGAGGTCGGCCACCGGCACGGCCGCCCGTCCCGGATCGTCATCGGGCACAAGCCCGCCTACCGCGTCCAAACCCTGCATTCCCCAGCTCCGAACAGCGGTGCGGCGCCGGCCGATTCGCCGGTGTCCGTAACCGGACCAACTCAGTGTGAGTTAGCTTAGCGTAAGCTAACGTTCGGCGGCAGGGGGTGGTGGTCTGGGCAAGCGGTCGGGTCACCAGGTGGCTTCGACTCGGCTCCTCGCTCCGCTCGGTGCCGGCTCAACCAGCGGTGGGGCGGCTCGACCAGCGGTGGGGCGGCTCAACCAGCTGACGGGCTCGGTGTCTCCGGCCAATACCGCTTGCGCAGATCGCCTTTCACGAGCTTCCCGGTGGGCGTGCGCGGCAGGTCGTCGACGAAGTCGACCGACCGGGGCGCCTTGTAGGCCGCGATGTTCTCGGTGGTGAACGCGATCAGTTGCTCGGCGAGCCGATCGGTGGGTTCGTGGCCGTCGGCCAGCTGCACGCAGGCCTTCGCGACCTCGCCGAGGTCGGGGTCGGGGACACCGATCACCGCGACGTCGAACACCGCCGGGTGATTGATGAGGACGTTCTCGGCCTCCTGGGGGTAGATGTTGACGCCGCCGGAGATGATCATGAACGCCTTGCGGTCGGTCAGATACAGATAGCCCTCGTCGTCGACGTATCCGACATCCCCTGTGTGGACCAGTTCTCGTGTTCGGGGTGCTGGGCCTTGCGGGTCTTGTCGGGGTCGTTGTGGTACTGGAACGCCACGTCCTCGCGTTCGAAGAAGACCTGGCCGACCTCGCCGGTCGGGAGTTCCTTGCCGTCCTCGTCGCAGATGTGGACCACGCCGAGCAGCGGTTTGCCCACCGAGCCGGGATGATCGAGCGCCTCCTGCGGGCCGATGAACGTCGCGCCGGCGGCCTCGGTCGATGCGTAGTACTCGTGGATGACCGGGCCCCACCACTCGATCATCGCCCGCTTCACCTCGATCGGGCAGGGCGCGGCCGCGTGGACGGCGATCTTCATGCTGCTGACGTCGTACTTGGAGCGGACGTCCGCGGGCAGCTTCAGCATCCGGATGAACATGGTGGGCACCCACTGGCTGTGGGTCACGCGGTACTTCTCGATGGCGGCGAGGGCCGCTTCGGGATCGAACCGGTCCATCATGACGACGGTCCCGCCGACCGAGTTGGTCATCCCGCAATAGCGCAGCGGCGCCGCGTGATACAGCGGCGCGGGGGAGAGGTAGACCGCGGAGTCGTCGTAGCCGTACATGGGTGCGAAGATCGCGGTGTAGGCGTCGGGCACCTGGTCGACCTGCCCTTCGGGCATCGGTGTCTTGATGCCCTTCGGACGGCCGGTGGTCCCGGAGGAGTAGAGCATGTCGGTGCCGCGCGGCTGGTCGGTGCGGGGCTCTGCCGACGCATTGGCCAGGACCTTGTCGTAACTCTCGAAGCCGTCGAGATCGCCACCCCACACGATGCGGCGACCCGGGCCGGCAAGGGCCTCGATCTCGCCAGCAGCCGACACGGCCTCGACGACCGAGGCGCCGGCGAACAGGACCTGCGCGTTGCAGTCGGAGAGGATGTAGTTGGTCTCCGCCGCGGTGAGGTGGTGGTTGACCGCGGTCACGTACAGACCGCTGCGCAGGGCCGCCCAGTACACCTCGAAAACGTGGAAGTCGTTGGCGGAGACCACGGCGATGTTGTCGCCGCGTCGGAGTCCGAGGGAGTCGAGGTAGTTGGCGAGCCGGGTCGAGTTCTCGTCCAGTTGTCGGTAGGTCAGTACCTCGCCGGTAGCGGCCCGAATGACGGCCGGCTTGTCGGGGGTGGATTTCGCGAAGACTCCAGGAAACAAGAGTGACGCTCCTCGTGACGAAGGGGATGGCCACCCCGAACGACCGTATCTAACGCTCGTTCGGGGTGTTGCGAGTCACAGTACCCTAGCGTCGTGTCCGATTTCGCAGTTCCTCAGTGCGTCGCGAGAAACCTGTCCATGGTTCGCTCCGCGAGCGCGGTGATGGTCAGAGCGGGATTCACCAGGCCGACTGCCCCGGGTACGAAGGAACCGTCGACGACCCACAGGTTGTCGTAGCCCCGGATTGCGCCGTCGGTGTCGGCCGCGGCACCCATGACGACGCCGCCGAGCCCGTGATAGGTACTCGCGGAACCGAATCCGAGCGCGCGAGACGACACGTGGGTTCCGTTGGCGGCGAAGCCGAAACGGCCCTCGGTGCGTTCGTGGAAACGCTTGATGAAGGCGTTGCTCCGGCGGTCGAGGTCGTTGCGGTCGGCGGGGTGGGGGTAGTTCAGCTGCGCCCGCCGGGTGCGATGGTCGTAGTCGATCGTGCCGCGTTCGTCGGTGTGGGCCTGCACGAGGTGGGTGGTCGCGGCCTTGCCGAGCGGTGCCGGCAGCGGGGTGGCCTGATAGACCATCGAGACCGGTCCGCCGGGCAGGTTGTCCTCGTAGATCCGTGCGTAGCCCGGTCCGCCCTGGACGGCGCCGAAATCTTCGCGGGGGTTCGCCCGGATGGTGAGGAAGTCGCCGTTCACGCCGAAGCCGTCACCGATGCGCGGTGACAGTCGTGGCAGGCGCCCCTGCGCGCGCGCTTCGACGAGCAGGCGGGTGGTGTGGAAGGAGCCCGCGGCCATGAAGAGATGATCGGCCTCGGTGGTCACGGTGCGTACCGTGCGGCCCTGCTCGTCGAGAACCCGTGCAGTGACGACGAATCCGGCGCGGCGCGAGCGAGGCCGGATGTCGAAGACCTCGTGCATCGGCTTGACGGTGACGTTGCCGGTCCGTTCGGCGGCGAGGAGGTAGCTGCGGTCGAGAGACTTCTTGGCGCCGCTGTTGACGCCGTAGCTCAGTTCGCCCGCGGTCACCGACGGGGTGGCCCGGCCGGCCAGTTCGTCGCGGACGATGTCCCAGTCGATGGCGAAGTCGAAGAAGTGCGGTGACGCGCCGTAGCGCTCGATCACCTTCAGCCAGGACCGGGCCCCGACGTATTTGGGGTGCGCGAGGATGTCCGCGGGCAGCGGCGAGACGCCGAGCCCGGCCTTCGCGCGCGGGAAGTAGGTCTGGGCGAGCTGCGCGTAGTCGGCGGCCGCCGGGAAGATGTGCTCGAAGTCCTGTCGGCGGGGGACGGGCGTGAAGGAGCCGAACACGAGCGACCCGCCCCCGACGCCTGCGCCGTACACGGCCTCGACGCCGTTGCCCATCACATGGTCGAAGACGCCGGGGTACGGCTCGACCGGGAGGCCGCTCGCTGCACTCGCCCCGGCGGGGCTGCCGAACCACGCGGCGCGCTTGTCCGGGTTGGTCGTCGTGGCGAAGGTGTTGCCGTCCGGCGCGGTGCGCGATCGGCGAGTCGGCCGGGGCCGCGGGACGTTAGGCTCCGGGGTGTGACGGCTGCGCTGCAGATCGAGGTGGACCGCGACAGCGTGGCGATGGGGGATGACGTCGCTTCCCACGCACACTCACTCCTTGTGGAGCCGGGTACGGCGCTGAGTGTCGTCCTCGCCGCGGCGGCGCCCGAGATCCGTTCTCGGGGCTGGTCCTGGGTGGCCGACGTCGACGGCCGGGTCGCCGCCGTCTGGTCGGCCGACCACGGTGTGCAGATGCTCGTCGGGGACGGACCGGTGACCGCGGACGACGTGCCGTGCCGGATTCATTACCGGTATTTCCTGCAGATCGACCCGGCGTGGCTGCATCGGCGCCTCGCCGAGGGGGCCGCGGCGGACCGGGGCGCCCTCGAACGCGAGTACCGCCCGATCGGTGATCGGCGACGCGAGGAGGACGAGCGTCGCCGCGAACGCGATTCGGCGACAAGGTATCTGACCGGCGAGTGCACCGCGGCGCTGCGCGGCTTCGGTGCGGAGTTCGATCTGCACAACGACCGGATGGCACGGTTCGACCTGGTCGGCTCGATGTGGCGGGTACAGCGCGCCGACACCATGACCATGACCTTCGACGGGGCGAATCAGGTCCTGTCGTCGATCCGACCCGTCGGCGTCGCCGAGTGCTGGCTGGTCGCGGCCGTCGGAATGCGTATGCGACAGGTGCAGGGACTCACGCCGGTCCCGAACGACCCCCGTTTGCCGGTGCCGGAGCTGCGGCCGATGGGATCAGGGGTGGCCGGATCGCCACGCTGGACGACGAGAGGTACGAGAGGCGATCCCGTCGTCCAGCTGACCGGCGATGAGGCGGTGCGGGCCTACCGGTTGTCGGCGAATCGTTCGATCGACGAGGTCGTGTCCCTGCTGGCCCCGGACTGAGGTCAGTCGTGTGCGCGCACGGACTCCTCGACGAGGTCG
The genomic region above belongs to Gordonia hongkongensis and contains:
- a CDS encoding GMC oxidoreductase; its protein translation is MQRSRHTPEPNVPRPRPTRRSRTAPDGNTFATTTNPDKRAAWFGSPAGASAASGLPVEPYPGVFDHVMGNGVEAVYGAGVGGGSLVFGSFTPVPRRQDFEHIFPAAADYAQLAQTYFPRAKAGLGVSPLPADILAHPKYVGARSWLKVIERYGASPHFFDFAIDWDIVRDELAGRATPSVTAGELSYGVNSGAKKSLDRSYLLAAERTGNVTVKPMHEVFDIRPRSRRAGFVVTARVLDEQGRTVRTVTTEADHLFMAAGSFHTTRLLVEARAQGRLPRLSPRIGDGFGVNGDFLTIRANPREDFGAVQGGPGYARIYEDNLPGGPVSMVYQATPLPAPLGKAATTHLVQAHTDERGTIDYDHRTRRAQLNYPHPADRNDLDRRSNAFIKRFHERTEGRFGFAANGTHVSSRALGFGSASTYHGLGGVVMGAAADTDGAIRGYDNLWVVDGSFVPGAVGLVNPALTITALAERTMDRFLATH
- a CDS encoding 3-oxoacyl-ACP synthase III family protein, whose translation is MPADAPAVSLADLATYRPAARVPAEFFAQYAEDDELAGNVMFRAPSFRHHAADGETSADMIVAAARRLVERHGDGYLDDVDVVLTHSQLPEVPVRGCVGEVAHRLGLAPRTVLDVHNGGCAAFVHLIEIAGALLRANGGRKALIALAQNSAGQIFTQEQVRVKAQAAIPGDGAAVAILTLGDEGNPVLGTECRSFGQFSADMTAVAQPERKYWEAGPGQIHVGFTEAKIAKVLARGNRMVPEVAAALAHRIGVRPSDLDLLVTNQPNRIFLRNWREALELPESRHPDTFDDCGNLFAVGIPMTLDAAIDDGRVRPGDIVMMSAFAHAGDFAAAGAIRWSGRS
- a CDS encoding thiamine pyrophosphate-binding protein — encoded protein: MQGLDAVGGLVPDDDPGRAAVPVADLLVARLVDAGVRTVFGVHGANIEDVFDAAVRHPLLTPVVAKHEFGAGAMADGHARLTAEPTAVLTTSGGGALNVIPALGEAYDSRVPLLAVIGSAPTAAVGRGGFQDMLDPPDTVDLRAVVSGVVGFCGLVDESARLDQVLDEAFATLARGLPAAVILPKDVQSSPGYATPSRTGPPTELRSVPPAVVDELADRLVGVARDGGSVCIWAGEEASRLGLHGAVQDLAELLGAGVVVSPGGRDIGRGSCSGVTGVMGHPSAHRAVRESQLILVIGCRMSMTDRAGLDDALAAIPVVHLGSAPPRTPADVEHIGTARLTETLGALQRSLADRLPGRRPPRVHPLDHLSVAPSAHALGMRDVLVTIGAALPAGCAVFADAGNTGAAAIHHLPFGDARFVVALGMGGMGWAIAAGIGSAIAARDIRPDGRVVVIAGDGSFLMHGMEIHTGIEHDAPITLIVLNNDAHGMCVTREARFFPGAPSVNRFRHTDIAGGLAAMFAGLPVRTAGDLLTLRSACDELFSHTGPNCLVVEVDPDEEPPFAPMISRGTP